The following proteins come from a genomic window of Synechococcus sp. BIOS-E4-1:
- a CDS encoding DUF502 domain-containing protein yields MVQSNPRPDLPLSARLQNDLKNDLIAGLLVVIPLATTIWLSTIVSKFVLAFVTSIPKQFNPFINLNPLLQDLINLALGLTVPLMGILLIGLMARNIVGRWLLEFGEGTLQRIPLAGSVYKTLKQLLETFLRDNSRRFRRVVLVEYPREGLYSVGFVTGQVGPSLQSDLGQNLLSVFIPTAPNPTTGWYTLVPEASVRELDISVEDAFRTIISAGIVNPDEREAPVNRSFSSLIAQLRASVAPSSS; encoded by the coding sequence TTGGTTCAGTCCAATCCAAGACCTGACCTGCCGCTCAGCGCCAGGCTTCAGAATGATCTCAAGAATGACCTGATTGCGGGTCTTCTGGTGGTCATTCCGCTTGCCACCACCATCTGGCTGTCCACGATTGTCAGCAAATTCGTGCTGGCTTTCGTCACATCGATTCCAAAACAGTTCAATCCATTCATCAATCTCAATCCTCTGCTGCAGGATTTGATCAATCTGGCGCTCGGGCTGACCGTTCCCTTGATGGGAATTCTGTTGATCGGGCTGATGGCGCGAAACATCGTTGGTCGATGGCTGCTCGAATTCGGAGAGGGAACTCTGCAGCGCATCCCTCTAGCCGGTTCCGTTTACAAGACCCTCAAGCAACTCCTGGAAACGTTTCTCCGCGATAACTCACGGCGCTTTCGTCGCGTTGTGCTGGTGGAGTACCCGCGAGAAGGTCTTTACAGCGTCGGTTTTGTCACAGGCCAGGTTGGACCTTCCCTTCAGTCAGATCTTGGTCAGAACCTGCTGAGTGTGTTCATCCCGACGGCACCCAACCCCACCACAGGTTGGTACACCCTTGTGCCCGAAGCGTCCGTCAGAGAACTCGATATTTCCGTTGAGGATGCTTTCAGAACGATCATCTCCGCTGGCATTGTGAATCCGGATGAACGCGAAGCACCGGTGAATCGCAGTTTTTCCAGTTTGATCGCTCAGCTCAGAGCTTCTGTGGCACCCTCATCGTCCTGA
- the nusB gene encoding transcription antitermination factor NusB, producing the protein MQTRTLSRELALFVLGQCAERERSSAAQDNLETLLQKALDSLMQHWREVLDHCAGDLEKAQQSLLDSELQDGSASTDIAAVRTHLRDTLTGAEQVLNGLSASLELPRLLALADQEQVRQEAMRRIQLVLKSRQDIDNQLDGVMEGWRLSRLPRIDRDILRLAVVDLRSMNTPASVACSEAVELANRYSDEQGRRMINGVLRRLQNATA; encoded by the coding sequence ATGCAAACCCGAACCCTCTCCCGTGAGCTTGCACTGTTTGTTCTCGGTCAGTGCGCTGAGCGAGAGCGTTCCTCGGCGGCGCAGGACAATCTTGAGACACTGCTTCAGAAAGCCCTCGACAGCCTGATGCAGCACTGGCGCGAGGTGCTTGATCATTGCGCTGGGGATTTGGAAAAGGCTCAGCAGTCACTGCTCGACAGCGAGTTGCAGGACGGCAGTGCCTCCACTGATATCGCCGCTGTGCGTACCCATCTGCGCGACACGCTCACTGGCGCCGAACAGGTGCTCAATGGTCTTTCGGCCAGTCTTGAGTTGCCTCGTCTTCTGGCGCTTGCTGATCAAGAACAGGTTCGACAGGAAGCCATGCGTCGAATTCAGCTCGTCCTGAAGTCTCGGCAGGACATCGACAATCAACTGGATGGAGTCATGGAGGGTTGGAGACTCAGCCGACTGCCTCGCATTGACCGCGACATCCTGCGCCTGGCAGTGGTCGATCTCCGTTCCATGAACACGCCGGCTTCCGTGGCCTGCAGTGAAGCCGTGGAGCTGGCCAATCGCTACAGCGATGAACAGGGCCGTCGCATGATCAATGGAGTTCTGCGGCGTCTTCAGAACGCCACCGCTTAG
- the ftsY gene encoding signal recognition particle-docking protein FtsY has protein sequence MVYDWFNRSPEAPQPPEQPSKSEQTIDPATTQDSSAETASVEELSQSELEPAESAQESTDQSADASAEDDPLEWARQAYARLKAQKELEKTTQSVAPESSVSAEPIAVSPEPPASDSAVPASEPDSPKPSAQQQSSAQQQPSAPVAVPVETPVPALSLLEQAAAQRQERQQQLEQASAPVAAEPAKADSVQPQQTADQSDEPSLGEFDETFTWSAEVLAAQGVRADQITLEEIDWLGRLRQGLEKTRQGFVTGLLENLGDDPLSPEVLDDLETLLLRADAGVQATDQVLDALRRRMNEQVVDPTEGIRFLKEQLRDLLDQPTLDSGVKLLAPQRDQLNVWLMVGVNGVGKTTTLGKLANLAVRSGYSAMIAAADTFRAAAVQQVQVWGDRSDVPVIANASSNADPAAVVFDAIGAARAKGTDLVLVDTAGRLQTKHNLMEELEKIRRVVDRLAPEAHVESLLVLDASQGQNGLKQAMAFAKAAGLTGVVITKLDGTARGGVALAVASEAGLPIRFIGAGEGIRDLRPFNSFEFVEALLAGR, from the coding sequence ATGGTTTACGACTGGTTCAATCGAAGCCCCGAGGCTCCTCAGCCTCCTGAGCAGCCATCGAAGTCTGAGCAGACCATCGACCCTGCAACCACTCAGGACAGCTCAGCAGAGACCGCATCGGTCGAAGAATTATCCCAGTCCGAACTGGAGCCAGCTGAATCCGCTCAGGAGTCAACGGATCAGTCCGCCGATGCTTCCGCTGAGGATGACCCGCTTGAGTGGGCACGGCAGGCCTATGCCCGTCTGAAAGCCCAGAAGGAGCTTGAAAAGACCACGCAGTCAGTGGCGCCGGAATCATCCGTCAGTGCTGAACCGATTGCGGTGTCTCCCGAGCCACCTGCGTCCGACTCTGCGGTTCCCGCATCGGAACCCGATTCGCCCAAGCCGTCTGCTCAACAACAGTCTTCTGCTCAACAACAGCCGTCTGCACCAGTTGCTGTTCCTGTTGAAACGCCTGTACCCGCACTGTCTCTGCTTGAGCAGGCTGCGGCTCAGCGGCAGGAACGACAGCAGCAGCTGGAGCAGGCTTCAGCCCCAGTTGCTGCTGAACCAGCAAAGGCCGATTCTGTTCAGCCTCAGCAGACCGCTGATCAGTCCGATGAACCCAGTCTTGGTGAGTTCGATGAAACGTTCACCTGGTCAGCAGAGGTCCTTGCTGCCCAAGGGGTTCGGGCTGATCAGATCACCCTCGAAGAGATCGACTGGCTTGGCCGTCTGCGTCAGGGTCTCGAAAAGACCCGTCAGGGCTTTGTCACAGGTTTGCTGGAAAATCTTGGTGACGACCCGCTCTCACCGGAGGTACTTGACGACCTCGAGACGTTGCTTCTGCGCGCAGATGCTGGAGTTCAGGCCACCGATCAGGTGCTTGATGCTTTGCGACGGCGCATGAATGAACAGGTGGTGGATCCCACTGAAGGCATCCGCTTCCTCAAGGAACAATTGCGTGATCTGCTCGACCAGCCCACGCTTGACAGTGGCGTGAAGTTGCTGGCTCCTCAGCGTGATCAGCTCAATGTGTGGCTGATGGTTGGTGTGAATGGTGTCGGCAAGACCACCACGCTCGGCAAACTCGCCAACCTCGCGGTCCGTAGTGGTTACTCGGCGATGATCGCCGCAGCCGACACCTTCAGGGCTGCGGCGGTTCAGCAGGTGCAGGTCTGGGGAGACCGCAGTGATGTGCCAGTGATTGCCAATGCCTCATCCAACGCTGATCCGGCAGCTGTGGTCTTCGATGCCATTGGAGCCGCCCGTGCCAAGGGCACTGACCTGGTGCTGGTGGACACGGCCGGTCGCCTGCAGACGAAGCACAACCTGATGGAGGAACTGGAGAAAATTCGTCGTGTTGTGGATCGACTGGCTCCAGAAGCTCATGTGGAATCTCTGCTCGTGCTCGATGCCAGCCAGGGACAGAATGGCCTTAAACAGGCGATGGCGTTTGCCAAAGCCGCTGGACTCACAGGGGTGGTGATCACCAAGCTCGACGGCACGGCCCGAGGCGGGGTGGCTCTGGCGGTGGCCTCTGAGGCTGGTCTGCCGATCCGCTTTATCGGAGCCGGTGAGGGGATCCGGGATCTGCGTCCGTTCAATAGTTTCGAGTTTGTTGAAGCCCTGCTGGCGGGTCGCTGA